The Methanococcoides methylutens genome segment ATCGCACTTCGGACCGGGAGTGTATTCCTTTCCATACATGGCAGGCCACAGATTTGTTGAATGTTCTTCCCATGGCGTTTCTCCTGCAAACCAGTAAAGGCATATATGTCCTGAAGAAGCCATTTGCATCTTTTCTATAGCACTTCTAATATCAGGCATCCCAAGTGAGAAAGAAGCGATCACAACATCATAGGGACCTTCGAGATCTTCTTTGACATTAAGATCTTCCCACCTTTTGTTGACACAGCCGATATTACTTATTCCAAAGTTGCTTATGTTCTCCTGTAGAAGTTCCATCATGCCTTTCCCGGGCTCGACAGCAGTCACATGAGCAACTCTCTCTGAAAGAGGAATGGCAAGACTGCCGGGGCCGGCACCAATGTCCAGCACACGAGAGTCTTCTTTAAGGGGAAGTTCGTTCAATGTCTTTTCAATCCTCCTCTTATTTTCCTGGGACCTTTTCCAGAAGCGTTCTGCGTTCTCCCTGCTGTCCCAGAGAGTTGCACAGTTTCCACGGTCCTGATGGTCAGCTCTCCGATTGGCCTGCATCATTTCTGTCCAGGCCATATTCCAATCAACATGAATATTTTTCATAATACTACACCACATGTTTTTGAATTGATAACGAGATTTAGTGCACCCTTCGCTTCAAAATAAAAAGAGCTGATACAAGACCTGCCATTGCAGTGATCGACAAAAAGCCAGGCAGACTTTCACTGGTCTGTACCTGCTCTTCAGGTCCGTACACTACATTGTTTGCATCTGCAGAAGATGAATCGTTCAGCTCATCATTCATACCAGCAGGGTTGGCCTCTGAAGTGGTTTCATCAA includes the following:
- a CDS encoding class I SAM-dependent methyltransferase, which encodes MKNIHVDWNMAWTEMMQANRRADHQDRGNCATLWDSRENAERFWKRSQENKRRIEKTLNELPLKEDSRVLDIGAGPGSLAIPLSERVAHVTAVEPGKGMMELLQENISNFGISNIGCVNKRWEDLNVKEDLEGPYDVVIASFSLGMPDIRSAIEKMQMASSGHICLYWFAGETPWEEHSTNLWPAMYGKEYTPGPKCDVLYNLLYSMGIYPDMHVFPIEYTNSFCSIDEALDYFRSRYTIDTEQQEMVLRNYLEETLEPQDGQFVDCGHSTRVKIWWEQEVMD